The Impatiens glandulifera chromosome 8, dImpGla2.1, whole genome shotgun sequence genome includes a window with the following:
- the LOC124912381 gene encoding uncharacterized protein LOC124912381 codes for MGRELNVLIQSIEKEDSCSKPISLETPVTPDSIREMMLLSSSSEVDNNGGTGSPRTPKDTQFNPFSPGSENLLNAPMRKKHCEDSHGKIFRRLVYGLGKNHKLDLDEAEPESEDERMWVRDLYGDLLEVIAYGQAEEVLAAFPDQFDDGSDASPSTDSSLPVFNGIAETCPAAPRKMDDSLKKSIVMDNSLCKKLEF; via the coding sequence ATGGGAAGAGAATTAAACGTCTTGATTCAATCAATTGAAAAGGAAGATTCTTGTTCAAAACCCATATCTTTAGAAACCCCTGTTACTCCCGATTCGATTAGAGAAATGATGTTGTTATCATCATCTTCAGAGGTTGATAACAATGGTGGAACTGGAAGTCCTCGTACTCCGAAAGATACTCAATTTAACCCTTTTTCACCTGGTTCAGAGAATCTGTTAAATGCTCCTATGCGGAAAAAACACTGTGAAGATTCTCATGGTAAGATCTTCCGTAGGCTTGTTTATGGATTGGGGAAGAACCATAAACTTGATCTTGATGAAGCTGAACCTGAATCTGAAGATGAGAGAATGTGGGTTAGAGATTTGTATGGTGATCTCTTAGAAGTGATAGCTTATGGACAAGCTGAAGAAGTTCTAGCTGCTTTTCCTGATCAGTTTGATGATGGGTCTGATGCATCTCCTTCAACAGATTCTTCTTTACCTGTTTTTAATGGGATTGCTGAAACTTGCCCAGCTGCTCCAAGGAAGATGGATGATTCTCTGAAGAAATCGATTGTTATGGACAACAGTTTATGTAAGAAGCTTGAATTCTAA